In Arthrobacter sp. SLBN-83, one DNA window encodes the following:
- a CDS encoding DEAD/DEAH box helicase, with protein sequence MSSTTGPFSTGPIEPEELSPAERYRASAERRAESATPLGAFSRTLDFELDDFQKQACRSLQEGRGVLVAAPTGAGKTIVGEFAIYLALQRGLKAFYTTPIKALSNQKFSELTEKYGADNVGLLTGDTSINGDAQVVVMTTEVLRNMLYAESATLDDLGYVVMDEVHYLADRFRGAVWEEVIIHLPTEVQVASLSATVSNAEEFGAWLDTVRGDTDIIVSEHRPVPLWQHVMVGRQIMDLFAGETTFDEIAPPVEDEDRQPVKPGKSADNAKGRGFDVNPDLLTVAQSETQQSFRSRPGPGGRGQRGRRGNDRLGRGGEPRGVRPASRPQVIASLDRMDLLPAITFIFSRAGCEAAVAQCVGSGLWLTTEREQRIIAQRVDEAGQDIPPDDLDVLGFWTWRDGLVRGFAAHHAGMLPTFKEVVEKLFADGLVKAVFATETLALGVNMPARSVVLEKLDKFNGEAHVDITAGEYTQLTGRAGRRGIDIEGHAVVLWQPGTDPTAVAGLASRRTYPLNSSFRPTYNMSINLLAQFGRSRAREILESSFAQFQADRSVVGLARQVRSREESLAGYAKSMTCHLGDFTEYARLRRELSDAESATSRTKSRVQKSLSGDSLARLLPGDVVNVPGGRAPGPAVVLSSDHGSREPRPAVLTLDNQLRRIGTDDLEGPIAPVTRIRIPKSFNAKVPKSRRDLASSVRNALRENRPPAPGQNRNHDFGRGAAFPNQEKRIAALRRALKAHPCHGCSEREDHARWSERWWKLRRETDGLVRQIQGRTNTIAKTFDRVCDVLSAYGYLEDTGDGGLKISPDGQRLRRIYGEKDLLISQSLRLGAFDDLDAAEVAALASVLVFQAKREDRGLRPRMPSVSLETSVDIVVREWSALEDVEEENKLPLTGEPELGLVWPLYKWARGRHLQDVLSGTDLAAGDFVRWVKQVVDLLDQLAKIPGLDPRLARLCAEAINLIRRGVVAYSSVL encoded by the coding sequence ATGTCCTCCACCACCGGACCCTTCTCCACCGGCCCCATCGAACCTGAAGAGCTGTCTCCCGCTGAGCGTTACCGTGCCAGCGCCGAACGCAGGGCCGAGTCCGCCACCCCCCTCGGAGCGTTCAGCAGGACCCTGGACTTTGAGCTGGATGACTTCCAAAAGCAGGCATGCCGTTCCCTCCAGGAGGGCAGGGGAGTACTGGTGGCGGCCCCGACCGGTGCCGGCAAGACCATCGTGGGGGAATTTGCCATCTACCTCGCCCTGCAGCGTGGCCTGAAGGCCTTCTACACCACGCCCATCAAGGCACTCAGCAACCAGAAGTTCAGCGAACTCACCGAAAAGTATGGTGCGGACAACGTCGGCCTCCTCACCGGGGACACCAGCATCAACGGTGATGCCCAGGTGGTGGTCATGACCACCGAAGTCCTGCGGAACATGCTGTACGCGGAGTCGGCCACCCTGGACGACCTCGGCTACGTGGTGATGGATGAAGTCCACTACCTTGCCGACCGGTTCCGGGGTGCAGTGTGGGAGGAAGTCATCATCCACCTGCCAACCGAAGTACAGGTCGCCTCGCTCAGCGCCACCGTCTCCAACGCGGAGGAATTCGGCGCCTGGCTGGACACCGTCCGCGGAGACACTGACATCATCGTTTCCGAACACCGGCCGGTGCCGCTGTGGCAGCACGTCATGGTGGGCCGGCAAATCATGGACCTGTTCGCCGGGGAGACCACCTTTGACGAGATCGCCCCGCCCGTTGAGGATGAGGACCGGCAACCGGTCAAGCCCGGCAAATCTGCGGACAACGCCAAGGGGCGCGGCTTCGACGTCAACCCGGACCTGCTCACGGTGGCGCAGAGCGAAACCCAGCAGAGTTTCCGCAGCCGTCCAGGCCCCGGAGGCCGCGGCCAACGCGGCAGGCGCGGAAACGACCGCCTGGGGCGGGGCGGAGAGCCCAGGGGCGTCCGGCCGGCCAGCCGCCCCCAGGTCATCGCGAGCCTGGACCGGATGGACCTCCTCCCCGCCATCACCTTCATCTTTTCCCGCGCCGGCTGCGAAGCAGCGGTGGCCCAGTGTGTTGGTTCCGGCCTGTGGCTCACCACGGAAAGGGAGCAGCGGATCATCGCCCAGCGCGTCGATGAAGCCGGGCAGGACATCCCGCCGGACGACCTCGACGTCCTGGGCTTCTGGACCTGGCGGGATGGCCTGGTCCGCGGTTTTGCCGCCCACCACGCGGGGATGCTGCCCACCTTCAAGGAGGTAGTGGAGAAGCTCTTCGCCGACGGACTGGTGAAGGCTGTCTTCGCCACGGAAACCCTTGCCTTGGGCGTCAACATGCCCGCGCGTTCCGTGGTGCTGGAAAAGCTGGACAAGTTCAACGGCGAAGCCCACGTGGACATCACGGCGGGCGAATACACCCAGCTGACGGGCCGGGCGGGCCGCCGCGGGATCGACATCGAGGGCCACGCGGTGGTGCTGTGGCAGCCCGGAACTGACCCGACGGCGGTGGCAGGCCTGGCATCCCGGCGCACCTACCCGCTCAACTCGAGCTTCCGGCCCACCTACAACATGAGCATCAACCTCCTGGCGCAGTTTGGCCGGTCCCGGGCCCGCGAAATCCTGGAATCCTCCTTTGCCCAGTTCCAGGCCGACCGCTCGGTGGTGGGGCTGGCCCGGCAGGTACGCAGCCGCGAGGAATCGCTGGCAGGCTACGCCAAGTCCATGACCTGCCACCTGGGTGACTTCACCGAGTATGCCCGGCTGCGGAGGGAACTCTCCGATGCCGAGAGTGCCACATCCCGGACCAAGTCACGGGTCCAGAAATCGCTCAGTGGGGACTCCCTTGCCCGTCTCCTGCCGGGGGACGTGGTGAACGTTCCCGGCGGACGTGCCCCGGGACCCGCCGTCGTCCTCAGCTCCGACCACGGCAGCCGCGAACCCCGGCCTGCCGTGCTCACGCTGGACAACCAGTTGCGCCGCATTGGTACGGATGACCTGGAAGGTCCCATCGCGCCGGTGACCCGGATCCGCATCCCGAAGTCCTTCAATGCCAAAGTGCCCAAGTCACGGCGCGATCTTGCGTCCTCCGTCCGGAACGCGCTGCGTGAGAACCGGCCGCCCGCTCCCGGGCAGAACCGCAACCACGATTTCGGCCGTGGCGCCGCCTTCCCCAACCAGGAGAAGCGCATTGCCGCCCTGCGCCGGGCCCTGAAGGCGCATCCCTGCCATGGATGCAGCGAACGGGAAGACCACGCGCGGTGGTCGGAGCGCTGGTGGAAGCTGCGGCGCGAAACGGACGGGCTGGTCCGCCAAATCCAGGGCCGGACCAACACCATCGCCAAAACCTTCGACCGGGTCTGCGATGTCCTGTCCGCCTACGGATATTTGGAGGACACCGGGGACGGCGGGCTCAAAATCAGCCCGGATGGCCAACGCCTGCGCCGGATCTACGGCGAGAAGGACCTGCTGATCTCGCAGTCCCTGCGCCTGGGCGCCTTCGATGACCTGGACGCCGCCGAAGTGGCCGCCCTGGCCAGCGTGCTGGTATTCCAGGCCAAACGCGAAGACCGGGGACTGCGGCCGCGCATGCCCAGCGTCTCCCTGGAAACTTCGGTGGACATCGTGGTGAGGGAGTGGTCCGCGCTTGAGGACGTGGAAGAGGAAAACAAGCTTCCGTTGACCGGCGAGCCTGAACTTGGCCTGGTCTGGCCTCTCTACAAGTGGGCCCGCGGCCGCCACCTGCAGGATGTCCTCAGCGGCACCGACCTTGCGGCCGGCGACTTTGTCCGCTGGGTCAAACAGGTGGTGGACCTCCTGGACCAGCTGGCAAAGATCCCCGGCCTTGATCCGCGGCTGGCACGGCTTTGCGCCGAAGCCATCAACCTCATCCGCCGCGGCGTCGTGGCCTACTCGTCCGTCCTCTAA
- the tatA gene encoding Sec-independent protein translocase subunit TatA, with protein sequence MGRLFDGPWPIVIIIIVALLLFAAPKLPAMARSLGQSMRIIKSEVKEMKNDGKADSTTDASGPVEGTIVNHPKAKPGEPTDGTDVPPSTRA encoded by the coding sequence GTGGGAAGACTCTTTGATGGCCCCTGGCCAATCGTAATCATCATCATCGTTGCTTTGCTTCTCTTCGCCGCCCCCAAGCTTCCGGCCATGGCCCGCAGCCTGGGCCAGTCCATGCGGATCATCAAGTCCGAGGTCAAGGAAATGAAGAACGACGGCAAAGCCGACTCCACCACCGACGCCTCCGGGCCGGTGGAAGGCACCATCGTGAACCACCCCAAGGCGAAGCCCGGTGAGCCGACAGACGGCACTGACGTTCCGCCGTCGACCCGCGCCTGA
- a CDS encoding helix-turn-helix transcriptional regulator codes for MSVTRTERLLNLLIALLNTRYGLRRSELRDKVYHDTSGNDVAFGRMFERDKNDLRAMGFDVETLTELGWSEDDPATTRYRIGKESNRLPDVELGPEEWTVLLLASQLWERAALGTAAQSALRKLQASGQMAEVELPAGVQPRIKPAGQAFDDIVAAMHGRHPVTFTYLAGSTGKEEERTVEPWGLGSRFGQWYLMGYDRTRKAARQFRLSRITSAVSTLPREQYEPPADFNIRAELDRLPELPLRTAVVDVRKGHLLALRRRAVQDAGAQASGRPRDGYERLVLEYRDPEVLAEELASYGPDALAVEPAGLAGAVRRRLQGAADFSAAPVPAYSFTDSRARTGRKGTSEDQLKRMLQLVPFLVHNQGLHIQDVARHFGVTREELEADLRILICSGLPGGYPDDLLDIQWEDDHVFITQDLDLKKPVRFTVEEACALLTGLETLNGLPDLPGGGALESVTLKLLAAAGEEGLRAASIAGPQVAPADAETHATVRQAIESRSQLHLTYLSPQRDAVTERDVDPLRLYSLDNTWYFEAWCHRVDGLRNFRLDRVQDVHPNGAPAGKAGERDRGVPAKLFTPNDDDTTVTVQLTRQGRRLAEDYYAERTAELPDGGLVAEIRFGSTGWLPMFVAQHGGAARILAPADVAAAARDWLAAALDSYAG; via the coding sequence GTGTCCGTAACCCGCACTGAACGCCTCCTCAACCTGTTGATCGCGCTGCTCAACACCCGCTACGGGCTCCGCCGCAGCGAGCTGCGCGACAAGGTCTACCACGACACGTCCGGCAACGACGTCGCATTCGGTCGGATGTTCGAGCGGGACAAGAATGACCTCCGGGCGATGGGCTTTGACGTCGAGACATTGACGGAGCTGGGCTGGAGCGAAGACGATCCCGCCACAACGCGGTACCGGATCGGCAAAGAATCCAACCGGCTCCCTGATGTCGAGCTCGGGCCCGAGGAGTGGACCGTCCTCCTGCTGGCTTCCCAGCTCTGGGAGCGTGCTGCGCTGGGCACGGCAGCCCAAAGTGCGCTGCGGAAGCTGCAGGCATCCGGGCAGATGGCAGAGGTGGAACTGCCGGCCGGAGTCCAGCCCCGGATCAAACCGGCAGGGCAGGCCTTCGACGACATCGTGGCAGCCATGCACGGCCGGCATCCCGTGACCTTCACCTACCTGGCAGGCAGCACGGGCAAGGAAGAAGAACGGACTGTTGAGCCTTGGGGCCTGGGCAGCCGCTTCGGCCAGTGGTACTTGATGGGCTACGACCGGACCCGGAAGGCCGCCCGGCAGTTCCGGCTTTCCCGCATCACCAGTGCCGTAAGCACGCTCCCAAGAGAGCAGTACGAGCCGCCGGCCGACTTCAACATCCGGGCGGAGCTGGACCGGCTGCCTGAACTCCCGCTGCGCACCGCCGTCGTGGATGTCCGGAAAGGGCACCTCCTGGCCCTTCGCCGCCGGGCGGTCCAGGATGCCGGCGCGCAGGCCTCCGGCCGGCCCCGCGACGGCTACGAACGGCTCGTCCTGGAGTACCGCGACCCGGAAGTCCTGGCCGAAGAACTGGCATCCTACGGGCCGGACGCCCTGGCAGTGGAACCAGCCGGACTTGCCGGGGCCGTACGGCGGCGGCTGCAGGGCGCGGCAGACTTCAGCGCCGCACCTGTCCCCGCATACTCCTTCACCGACAGCCGTGCGCGCACCGGCAGGAAAGGGACCTCCGAGGACCAGCTCAAGCGAATGCTGCAGCTGGTGCCCTTCCTGGTCCACAACCAGGGCCTCCACATTCAGGATGTCGCCCGCCACTTCGGCGTCACCCGCGAAGAACTCGAGGCGGACCTCCGGATTCTCATTTGCTCCGGATTGCCCGGGGGCTATCCGGATGACCTGCTCGACATCCAGTGGGAGGACGACCACGTCTTCATCACCCAGGACCTCGACCTGAAAAAGCCGGTCCGGTTCACCGTCGAGGAGGCGTGCGCGCTGCTGACCGGGCTTGAGACACTCAATGGGCTGCCTGACCTGCCGGGCGGGGGCGCCCTGGAATCGGTCACCCTGAAGCTCCTGGCCGCCGCGGGGGAGGAAGGCCTGCGCGCTGCTTCCATCGCCGGCCCGCAGGTGGCTCCCGCGGACGCGGAAACGCACGCCACTGTCCGCCAGGCCATCGAGTCCCGTTCGCAGCTCCATCTCACGTACTTGTCACCGCAGCGGGATGCGGTCACGGAACGCGACGTTGACCCACTGCGGCTTTATTCCCTGGACAACACGTGGTACTTCGAAGCCTGGTGCCACCGGGTGGACGGCCTAAGAAACTTCCGCCTGGACCGGGTGCAGGACGTGCACCCCAACGGGGCGCCCGCCGGCAAGGCGGGGGAACGGGACAGGGGCGTCCCGGCCAAGCTGTTCACCCCGAACGACGACGACACAACCGTCACGGTCCAGCTCACCCGGCAGGGGAGGAGGCTGGCGGAGGATTATTACGCGGAGCGGACAGCCGAACTTCCGGACGGCGGCCTGGTGGCAGAGATCCGGTTTGGCAGTACGGGGTGGCTGCCGATGTTCGTGGCCCAGCACGGTGGCGCGGCCCGCATCCTGGCACCCGCCGATGTAGCCGCCGCCGCGCGGGACTGGCTGGCGGCCGCCCTGGACAGTTACGCCGGATAG
- the tatC gene encoding twin-arginine translocase subunit TatC: MSLWEHLKELKNRLIKSAIGVVIGGIGGWILYDPLLKALAEPVNRISNETGGLAAINFGTIASPFDFKLQMSLLIGAVISSPIWIYQLWAFITPGLTSKERRYTLGYMAAAIPLFLAGIWVGWLVVPQVVHALTQFTPAGSSSVIDARTYIEFVTRMVLMLGLAFLVPVVLVGVNMAGIVSGRTILKAWRITVFLVFVLAAIAAPGADAISMFMLAGPLLALFFAAIGICIMNDKRRDRRQARQVEETEATADIATPSSELKKL; the protein is encoded by the coding sequence ATGTCGCTTTGGGAGCACCTCAAGGAGCTGAAGAACCGGCTGATTAAGTCGGCAATCGGCGTCGTCATCGGCGGCATTGGGGGCTGGATACTTTACGATCCGCTGCTGAAGGCACTGGCGGAGCCGGTAAACCGGATTTCGAATGAGACCGGCGGCCTCGCAGCCATCAACTTCGGGACCATCGCGTCGCCCTTCGACTTCAAGCTGCAGATGTCGCTCCTGATCGGGGCTGTCATCTCCAGCCCCATCTGGATCTACCAGCTCTGGGCGTTCATTACGCCCGGTTTGACCTCAAAGGAGCGGCGCTACACCCTGGGCTACATGGCCGCCGCCATCCCGTTGTTCCTGGCCGGAATCTGGGTGGGCTGGCTGGTGGTTCCCCAAGTGGTCCACGCGCTGACCCAGTTCACCCCCGCCGGTTCTTCCAGCGTCATTGACGCCAGGACCTACATCGAATTCGTCACCCGCATGGTGCTGATGCTCGGCCTGGCCTTCCTGGTGCCCGTGGTGCTGGTGGGCGTCAACATGGCGGGCATCGTGTCCGGCCGCACCATCCTCAAGGCCTGGCGCATCACGGTTTTCCTGGTCTTTGTCCTGGCTGCGATCGCCGCACCGGGTGCTGACGCCATATCGATGTTCATGCTCGCGGGACCGCTGCTGGCACTGTTCTTCGCAGCAATCGGCATCTGCATCATGAACGACAAGCGCCGCGACCGCCGCCAGGCCCGGCAAGTGGAGGAGACCGAGGCCACCGCCGACATCGCCACCCCAAGCAGCGAGCTCAAGAAGCTCTAG